One part of the Vibrio palustris genome encodes these proteins:
- the hscB gene encoding co-chaperone HscB, with amino-acid sequence MNYFELFGLPTQFTLDGSLLASQFRELQKRFHPDNFASGSEGERLSSVQKASQINDAYRVLKAPISRAEYLVSLHGIELRGEQQTLQDPMFLMEQMELREELENIASSSDPDSALMTFDSKVSSLMKTHLTQVEQQLDNEEWESAAETTRKLKFIAKLKDEIEKVEDKLLG; translated from the coding sequence ATGAACTATTTTGAATTATTTGGGCTACCAACTCAGTTTACACTGGATGGTAGCCTTCTTGCTTCTCAGTTTCGCGAATTACAAAAACGCTTTCACCCTGATAACTTCGCATCAGGTTCAGAAGGTGAACGGTTATCCTCGGTTCAGAAAGCGTCGCAGATCAACGATGCTTATCGCGTTTTAAAAGCACCTATTAGCCGTGCTGAATATCTTGTGTCTCTGCATGGTATTGAACTGCGAGGTGAGCAGCAAACACTGCAAGATCCTATGTTTTTGATGGAACAAATGGAACTGCGTGAAGAGCTGGAAAATATAGCGTCTAGCTCCGATCCTGACAGCGCCTTAATGACTTTTGATAGTAAAGTTTCATCACTGATGAAAACCCACCTTACACAAGTTGAACAGCAACTTGATAATGAAGAGTGGGAGAGTGCAGCTGAGACAACTCGCAAACTTAAATTCATTGCAAAATTAAAAGATGAAATAGAAAAAGTCGAAGATAAATTACTCGGCTAA
- the iscA gene encoding iron-sulfur cluster assembly protein IscA, with protein MAITLSETAAHRIQTFLDNRGKGIGLRLGVKTTGCSGMAYVLEFVDELNEEDQVFDDNGVKVIIDPKSLVYLDGTELDYKKEGLNEGFEFNNPNIKGECGCGESFTV; from the coding sequence ATGGCCATTACTCTTTCAGAAACCGCTGCGCACCGCATTCAAACCTTTCTCGATAATCGTGGAAAAGGCATCGGTCTGCGTCTTGGTGTGAAAACAACCGGATGTTCTGGTATGGCATATGTACTGGAATTCGTTGATGAGCTGAACGAAGAAGATCAGGTTTTTGACGACAACGGCGTAAAAGTAATTATTGACCCGAAAAGTTTAGTTTACCTAGATGGTACTGAGCTGGATTACAAGAAAGAAGGGTTGAACGAAGGTTTTGAGTTCAATAACCCGAATATCAAAGGCGAGTGTGGTTGTGGTGAAAGCTTCACCGTTTAA
- the iscU gene encoding Fe-S cluster assembly scaffold IscU: MAYSEKVLDHYENPRNVGSFESEDPSIGSGMVGAPACGDVMRLQIKVSSEGIIEDAKFKTYGCGSAIASSSLVTEWVKGKSIDEAASIQNSQIAEELELPPVKVHCSILAEDAIKAAVSDYKKKSQ; encoded by the coding sequence ATGGCATATAGCGAAAAAGTACTCGACCACTACGAGAACCCACGTAACGTAGGTTCATTTGAGAGTGAAGACCCATCAATTGGTAGCGGCATGGTTGGCGCACCAGCATGTGGTGACGTAATGCGTCTACAAATTAAGGTGAGCTCTGAAGGCATCATCGAAGACGCAAAATTTAAAACGTACGGTTGTGGTAGTGCGATTGCTTCAAGCTCTCTTGTAACAGAGTGGGTTAAAGGTAAGAGCATTGATGAAGCTGCATCAATTCAAAACTCACAAATTGCTGAAGAACTAGAACTTCCACCTGTGAAAGTTCACTGTTCTATTCTTGCAGAAGACGCTATCAAAGCAGCGGTTTCTGACTACAAGAAAAAATCTCAGTAA
- a CDS encoding IscS subfamily cysteine desulfurase yields MKLPIYFDYSATCPVDTRVAEKMVHFMTMDGNFGNPASRSHRYGWQAEEAVDTAREQIADLLNADPREIIFTSGATESDNLAIKGAAHFYGKKGKHIITIKTEHKAVLDPCRQLEREGFEVTYLAPEPNGLVDIAKLEEAMREDTILVSVMHVNNEIGVIQDIEAIGELCRSRKIVFHVDAAQSVGKLPIDMQNLKVDLLSISAHKIYGPKGIGALYVRRKPRIRLEAQMHGGGHERGFRSGTLPTHQIVGMGEACRVAKEDMQKDYDHAMALRTRMLDSLKDMEAVTVNGDLDQRLPNNLNISFAFVEGESLLMSLKDIAVSSGSACTSASLEPSYVLRALGLDDELAHSSIRFSFGRNTTEEEVDHAVKQIREAVTKLRDMSPLWDMYKDGVDLSTVEWSSH; encoded by the coding sequence ATGAAACTGCCTATTTATTTCGACTATTCAGCAACCTGTCCTGTTGACACACGCGTTGCTGAAAAAATGGTTCACTTCATGACGATGGACGGTAACTTCGGTAACCCAGCTTCTCGATCGCATCGTTATGGTTGGCAGGCAGAAGAAGCAGTAGACACGGCACGTGAGCAAATTGCTGATCTATTGAATGCTGATCCTCGTGAGATCATCTTTACGTCTGGCGCAACTGAATCTGATAACCTTGCAATTAAAGGTGCCGCGCACTTTTATGGTAAAAAAGGTAAACACATCATCACGATTAAAACGGAGCATAAAGCCGTTTTAGACCCTTGTCGCCAGCTAGAGCGTGAAGGTTTTGAAGTGACTTACTTGGCCCCTGAACCTAATGGTTTGGTTGATATCGCCAAGCTAGAAGAAGCGATGCGTGAAGATACCATCCTTGTCTCAGTGATGCATGTGAACAACGAAATCGGTGTGATTCAAGATATTGAAGCGATTGGCGAACTATGTCGCTCTCGTAAAATTGTCTTCCACGTTGATGCGGCTCAATCGGTGGGTAAACTGCCTATCGATATGCAAAACCTTAAAGTGGACTTGCTATCCATTTCTGCACACAAAATTTATGGTCCTAAAGGGATTGGTGCGCTTTACGTACGTCGTAAACCACGTATCCGTTTAGAAGCGCAAATGCACGGCGGTGGTCACGAACGTGGTTTCCGTTCAGGCACACTCCCGACTCACCAAATCGTGGGTATGGGTGAAGCGTGCCGTGTCGCTAAAGAAGACATGCAAAAAGATTACGATCATGCCATGGCGCTTCGTACTCGTATGCTAGATAGCTTAAAAGATATGGAAGCTGTGACAGTCAATGGCGACTTAGACCAACGTCTTCCAAACAACTTAAACATTAGCTTTGCTTTTGTTGAAGGTGAATCATTACTGATGTCATTGAAAGACATTGCTGTCTCATCAGGTAGTGCATGTACATCAGCAAGTCTAGAGCCATCATACGTACTTCGTGCGCTGGGTCTAGATGATGAGCTTGCTCATAGTTCTATTCGTTTCTCTTTCGGTCGTAACACGACAGAAGAAGAAGTAGACCACGCAGTGAAACAGATTCGTGAAGCCGTGACTAAATTACGTGACATGTCACCACTTTGGGATATGTATAAAGACGGCGTAGACCTAAGCACTGTTGAGTGGAGCAGTCACTAA
- the iscR gene encoding Fe-S cluster assembly transcriptional regulator IscR — MRLTSKGRYAVTAMLDVALNSQQNPVPLADISERQGISLSYLEQLFSKLRKAGLVSSVRGPGGGYRLGSEPTDISIGTVIAAVDESIDATKCNGKGDCQGGTRCLTHTLWRDLSSRISDFLDNISLGELMIDNEVLQISDRQTAGLTVNHGMAQNNSNTVTVSATPAGINARS, encoded by the coding sequence ATGAGACTGACTTCGAAAGGAAGATATGCAGTAACAGCGATGCTTGATGTAGCGCTGAACTCGCAACAAAATCCGGTGCCTTTGGCCGATATATCAGAAAGACAAGGTATTTCACTATCATACCTTGAGCAATTGTTTTCCAAGTTACGCAAAGCTGGATTAGTCTCTTCTGTTCGTGGTCCTGGTGGCGGTTACCGTTTAGGTTCTGAACCAACAGATATCTCAATCGGTACAGTTATCGCTGCGGTGGATGAATCCATCGACGCGACCAAATGTAATGGTAAAGGGGACTGCCAAGGTGGAACTCGTTGCTTGACTCATACCCTTTGGCGTGACTTAAGCTCACGTATCAGTGACTTCTTAGATAACATCTCGCTCGGTGAGTTGATGATTGATAATGAAGTTTTACAAATTTCCGATCGCCAGACTGCTGGTTTGACGGTTAACCACGGGATGGCACAGAATAATTCAAATACTGTCACCGTTAGTGCAACCCCCGCTGGTATTAATGCTCGCTCGTAG
- the trmJ gene encoding tRNA (cytosine(32)/uridine(32)-2'-O)-methyltransferase TrmJ encodes MLDNIKVVLVETSHSGNIGSAARAMKVMGLSNLVLVNPQCSIDEQTMALASGASDIAMNAQIVESLDEAVSDCGLVVGTSARSRTLEWPMLDPRQCGEKFAIETESHPVAIVFGRERTGLENHELQRCHFHVAIPANPDYSSLNLAMAVQTLCYECRVAQLDRDAAAYAKPPAMEYPRQQELELFYDHLEKVATQADFINPDQPGQVMNKLRRLFSRARPEAPELNILRGILSSVEKKIKDK; translated from the coding sequence ATGCTAGACAATATCAAAGTCGTTTTAGTTGAAACGTCACATTCCGGTAACATTGGTTCTGCTGCTCGCGCCATGAAAGTTATGGGTCTTAGCAACCTCGTTTTAGTGAACCCTCAATGTTCTATTGATGAGCAAACCATGGCGTTGGCTTCAGGTGCCAGTGACATTGCAATGAATGCTCAAATTGTTGAAAGCTTAGATGAAGCGGTCAGTGATTGTGGGTTAGTTGTGGGCACCAGCGCACGTTCAAGAACACTAGAATGGCCAATGCTCGATCCAAGACAATGCGGTGAGAAATTTGCGATTGAGACAGAGTCCCATCCTGTTGCGATCGTATTTGGGCGTGAACGCACCGGTTTAGAAAACCATGAATTACAGCGATGTCACTTTCATGTAGCGATTCCCGCTAACCCTGATTATAGCTCCTTGAATTTGGCGATGGCAGTACAAACATTATGTTATGAATGCCGAGTCGCGCAGTTAGATCGTGATGCTGCAGCGTATGCGAAACCGCCAGCAATGGAGTACCCGCGTCAACAAGAGCTGGAATTGTTTTATGATCACCTTGAAAAAGTGGCAACACAAGCGGATTTCATTAACCCAGATCAGCCAGGGCAGGTAATGAACAAGTTGCGTCGTTTGTTCAGTCGTGCGCGACCAGAGGCTCCTGAGTTAAATATTTTACGAGGAATTTTGTCGTCCGTTGAAAAGAAAATTAAAGATAAATAA
- the suhB gene encoding inositol-1-monophosphatase, whose translation MHPMLNIAIRAARKAGNHIAKSLENAEKIETTQKGINDFVTNVDKEAEAMIIHTIQSSYPEHCIVAEEGGLIEGKDKDVQWIIDPLDGTTNFVKGIPHFAVSIAVRMKGKTEVACVYDPMMNELFTAQRGSGAQLNNARIRVKQIKDLQGAILATGFPFKQKQHSESFMKILSSLFGECADFRRTGSAALDLCYVAANRVEGYFELGLKPWDLAAGDLIAREAGVILTDFTGGTNYLKSGNVVASSARGVKTIIKHIRENANDAILK comes from the coding sequence ATGCATCCAATGCTAAACATTGCTATTCGCGCCGCGCGAAAAGCAGGCAATCATATTGCTAAATCTCTAGAAAACGCTGAGAAAATTGAAACAACTCAGAAAGGTATTAATGACTTTGTCACAAACGTAGACAAAGAAGCTGAAGCCATGATTATTCATACTATCCAGAGCTCTTACCCTGAGCACTGTATTGTGGCAGAAGAAGGCGGTCTTATCGAAGGAAAAGATAAGGACGTACAATGGATCATCGACCCACTGGATGGCACGACTAACTTTGTAAAAGGCATTCCTCATTTTGCTGTTTCTATTGCTGTGCGCATGAAAGGCAAAACAGAAGTTGCGTGTGTTTACGACCCAATGATGAATGAATTGTTCACCGCACAACGTGGTTCTGGTGCACAATTGAACAATGCACGTATCCGCGTAAAACAAATCAAAGATTTGCAAGGCGCAATCCTCGCGACTGGCTTCCCATTCAAACAAAAACAGCACTCAGAATCTTTCATGAAGATCCTTTCTTCATTATTTGGTGAGTGTGCTGATTTCCGTCGTACAGGCTCTGCTGCTTTAGATTTATGTTACGTAGCGGCCAACCGCGTTGAAGGTTACTTCGAGCTTGGTTTGAAACCTTGGGATTTAGCCGCTGGCGATCTTATCGCTCGCGAAGCAGGCGTTATTTTGACCGATTTTACGGGTGGCACTAACTATCTAAAATCCGGTAACGTTGTTGCTTCAAGCGCTCGTGGTGTAAAAACAATTATTAAACACATCCGCGAAAACGCGAACGACGCTATCCTGAAGTAG
- a CDS encoding isochorismatase family protein, whose protein sequence is MTISQLDSKTALIVIDLQEGIVPLAPEAEAKVAVENSIKLINTFHTKELPVVLVNVAGSAPGRTSYAHSGGEEVPTNWADLIPALPRKDDDILVTKHCWGALMNTDLHTQLQQQGVTQVVVVGIATSMGVESTARQAYELGYNVTLAKDAMADLSFTNHQHSVDNIFPMIAEIGSTNDLLNILNA, encoded by the coding sequence ATGACTATTTCACAATTAGATTCCAAGACAGCACTTATTGTCATTGATTTACAAGAAGGCATCGTACCTCTCGCTCCAGAAGCAGAGGCAAAAGTTGCCGTTGAAAACTCGATAAAATTAATTAATACCTTTCACACCAAAGAGTTACCTGTGGTGCTTGTCAATGTGGCAGGTAGTGCCCCTGGGCGGACGAGTTATGCCCACTCCGGCGGAGAAGAAGTACCGACAAACTGGGCTGATTTGATTCCAGCATTACCGCGCAAAGATGACGATATCTTAGTGACAAAACACTGTTGGGGAGCCCTGATGAACACGGACTTACACACTCAGCTTCAGCAACAAGGCGTCACACAAGTTGTCGTGGTGGGTATTGCCACATCTATGGGTGTTGAGTCGACAGCACGTCAAGCGTATGAGCTGGGCTATAATGTGACCTTGGCCAAAGATGCTATGGCTGATCTAAGTTTCACTAACCATCAGCATTCGGTTGACAATATATTCCCAATGATAGCTGAAATAGGTTCGACGAACGACTTACTTAATATCTTGAACGCTTAG
- the secF gene encoding protein translocase subunit SecF, with product MFQILKPGKLIDFMSRSKYAFVFSMVLIIASIATLSIKGLNWGLDFTGGTLIEVGFDQSANLQEVRESLKAKGFDEATVQNFGSTKEVLVRLRPSGDKVKSVGENVLSAIREGTGKHVEMRRIETVGASVGDELAEDGGLAIIVSLICILIYVSARFEWRLAAGAVLSLAHDVTITLGVFSLMQIEVDLTIVAALLTVVGYSLNDTIVVFDRIRENFRKMRKGLPAEIMNSSITQTLSRTLITSGTTLFVVIALFAEGGAMIHGFATALLLGITVGTYSSIYVASALALKLGITKEHLTPVQVEKEGAEFDQ from the coding sequence ATGTTTCAAATTCTGAAACCAGGAAAATTGATCGACTTTATGAGTCGTTCAAAATACGCGTTTGTTTTTTCAATGGTATTGATCATAGCTTCTATCGCAACCTTATCGATTAAAGGGTTGAACTGGGGCTTGGACTTTACTGGCGGTACCTTGATTGAAGTCGGCTTTGATCAATCAGCAAACTTACAAGAAGTTCGAGAGTCATTGAAGGCGAAAGGCTTTGACGAAGCGACGGTACAAAACTTTGGTTCTACTAAAGAAGTATTGGTTCGTTTACGCCCAAGTGGTGATAAAGTTAAAAGCGTCGGTGAAAATGTACTCTCAGCGATCAGAGAAGGTACCGGTAAACACGTTGAGATGCGCCGGATTGAAACGGTGGGCGCGAGTGTCGGTGACGAATTAGCAGAAGATGGCGGTCTGGCCATTATTGTCTCGCTAATTTGTATCCTGATTTACGTGTCCGCACGTTTTGAATGGCGTTTGGCAGCAGGAGCCGTGTTATCGTTGGCGCACGATGTGACCATTACTTTGGGTGTGTTCTCTTTGATGCAAATTGAAGTGGACTTAACCATTGTCGCGGCACTGCTAACCGTGGTCGGTTACTCATTGAATGATACTATTGTGGTATTTGACCGAATTCGTGAGAACTTCCGTAAGATGCGTAAGGGCTTACCGGCAGAAATCATGAACAGTTCAATTACGCAAACATTGAGCCGTACGTTAATTACGTCGGGTACCACGTTATTTGTGGTGATTGCCTTGTTTGCTGAAGGTGGTGCGATGATCCATGGTTTTGCTACCGCATTACTGCTTGGTATTACCGTAGGTACTTATTCATCGATTTATGTCGCATCGGCATTAGCGTTGAAACTGGGCATTACCAAAGAACACCTCACACCTGTTCAGGTGGAGAAAGAAGGTGCTGAGTTTGACCAGTAA
- the secD gene encoding protein translocase subunit SecD has translation MLNRYPLWKYLMVLFAIIIAAVYALPNLYGEDPAIQITGARGASVNMSTLDSVTQALDTAHISHQSVSLENGSILVRFKDTDTQLTARDTIRSALGQDKIVALNLAPATPTWLQDIGAAPMKLGLDLRGGVHFLMEVDMDAALDKLVGQQEDAFRTELRDDRIRYRAISPKKHSVEITLRSEEQVSKAKALLEEKHRDMTFTESDKNGRPLLVANFTEKRMQEIRNYAVEQNLTILRNRVNELGVAEPLVQRQGTNRIVVELPGVQDTARAKEILGATATLEFRQVDESADIGAAANGRAPAGSEVKKDRDGRPVVLKKRVILGGSSITDASSSTDQYGRPQVNISLDSEGGSKMSAFSKTHIGKLMATVFTEYKDSGKKTADGKVILKKHEEVINQATIQSALGSSFRITGINSASEAHNLALLLRAGALIAPISIVEERTIGPSMGQQNIDMGVKACIWGLAAVMLFTLLYYRRFGLIANIALLSNLVLIIGVMSLIPGATMTLPGIAGIVLTVGMAVDANVLIFERIREEIADGRSPQQAINQGYANAFSTIADANITTLITAIILFAVGTGAIKGFAVTLSIGILTSMFTAIIGTRCIVNLMYGGKRIKKLSI, from the coding sequence GTGCTAAACCGTTATCCTCTTTGGAAGTATTTAATGGTGCTGTTTGCCATCATTATTGCCGCAGTCTATGCGCTTCCTAACTTATACGGTGAAGACCCGGCTATTCAAATTACAGGGGCACGTGGTGCCTCTGTTAATATGTCAACGCTGGACTCTGTCACTCAAGCGCTCGATACCGCGCACATTTCTCATCAATCTGTTTCTCTAGAAAATGGTTCCATTTTAGTTCGTTTTAAAGATACAGACACTCAATTAACCGCACGCGACACGATTCGTTCTGCTCTTGGGCAAGATAAGATCGTCGCGTTAAACCTTGCACCAGCGACGCCAACTTGGCTACAAGATATTGGTGCTGCACCAATGAAGCTCGGTCTTGATTTGCGTGGTGGTGTTCACTTCTTAATGGAAGTGGATATGGATGCCGCTCTTGATAAGCTGGTGGGTCAACAAGAAGATGCATTCCGTACTGAGCTACGTGATGATCGTATTCGTTACCGCGCGATCAGCCCGAAGAAACATAGCGTAGAAATTACGTTACGCAGTGAAGAGCAAGTCTCGAAAGCGAAGGCGTTACTTGAAGAAAAACATCGTGATATGACGTTTACTGAAAGTGACAAAAACGGCCGCCCTCTTTTGGTCGCGAACTTTACAGAAAAGCGCATGCAAGAAATTCGTAACTATGCGGTAGAGCAAAACCTGACGATTTTGCGTAACCGTGTTAACGAATTAGGTGTTGCTGAGCCGCTAGTTCAACGCCAAGGTACAAACCGTATCGTCGTGGAACTTCCTGGCGTGCAAGACACGGCTCGTGCGAAAGAAATTTTAGGCGCAACCGCGACACTTGAATTCCGTCAAGTGGATGAAAGTGCTGATATTGGCGCAGCCGCCAATGGCCGAGCGCCAGCAGGCAGCGAAGTGAAAAAAGATCGCGATGGGCGTCCGGTTGTGTTGAAAAAACGTGTCATCTTAGGCGGTTCAAGTATCACTGATGCGTCATCGAGTACCGATCAATATGGTCGACCACAAGTTAACATCTCACTCGATAGTGAAGGTGGTAGCAAAATGTCGGCGTTTTCGAAAACCCATATTGGTAAGCTAATGGCGACCGTATTCACTGAATACAAAGATAGTGGCAAGAAAACCGCTGATGGCAAAGTTATCTTGAAGAAACATGAAGAGGTCATTAACCAAGCGACCATTCAGTCAGCACTTGGTAGCAGCTTCCGTATTACGGGCATCAACTCAGCATCTGAAGCTCACAACCTTGCCTTGCTGTTGCGTGCGGGTGCCTTGATTGCGCCTATCTCCATTGTCGAAGAGCGTACGATTGGCCCATCAATGGGACAACAAAATATCGACATGGGCGTTAAAGCATGTATTTGGGGTTTGGCTGCAGTGATGCTGTTTACGCTATTGTATTACCGCCGCTTTGGTCTGATTGCGAATATCGCATTGTTATCTAACTTGGTGCTGATCATTGGTGTTATGTCATTGATTCCAGGGGCAACTATGACATTGCCAGGCATTGCCGGTATTGTCTTAACCGTTGGTATGGCAGTCGATGCAAACGTATTGATTTTTGAGCGTATTCGAGAAGAAATTGCCGATGGACGTAGTCCTCAACAAGCCATCAATCAAGGTTATGCGAATGCGTTTAGCACCATTGCCGATGCCAATATCACCACCCTAATTACTGCGATCATCCTGTTTGCAGTCGGAACGGGAGCGATAAAAGGCTTCGCGGTGACATTATCCATTGGTATTTTAACGTCCATGTTTACGGCTATTATCGGGACACGTTGTATCGTGAACCTGATGTATGGTGGTAAACGTATCAAAAAATTGTCGATCTAA
- the yajC gene encoding preprotein translocase subunit YajC has product MSLISVAHAAGEGATQQGGGMSMIIMLGMFAVIFYFMIFRPQQKRAKEHKNLMASMSKGDEILTSGGFVGIINKISPENDFIAIELNSSNVVVIKKDFVSAVLPKGTMKSL; this is encoded by the coding sequence ATGAGTCTAATTTCTGTAGCACACGCTGCTGGCGAAGGTGCAACACAGCAAGGCGGCGGTATGAGCATGATTATTATGCTTGGTATGTTTGCTGTCATTTTTTACTTCATGATTTTCCGCCCGCAACAAAAGCGTGCTAAAGAGCATAAAAACCTTATGGCTTCGATGTCAAAAGGCGACGAGATACTAACCAGTGGTGGTTTCGTTGGTATTATCAATAAAATCTCTCCAGAGAATGATTTCATTGCAATTGAATTAAACTCAAGCAATGTTGTTGTTATTAAGAAAGATTTTGTTTCTGCAGTACTACCTAAAGGTACTATGAAGTCCCTTTAA
- the tgt gene encoding tRNA guanosine(34) transglycosylase Tgt: MKLQFELNKKDGTARRGKITFERGSVQTPAFMPVGTYGTVKGMTPEEVKGTGAEILLGNTFHLWLRPGQEVMKLHGDLHDFMNWQGPILTDSGGFQVFSLGDIRKITEQGVHFRNPVNGDKIFMDAEKSMEIQKDLGSDIVMIFDECTPYPATHAQAKASMQMSLRWAQRSRDHFDALENPNSLFGIVQGGVHEDLRDESVKGLTDIGFDGYAVGGLAVGEPKEEMHRMLEHTCPQLPEDKPRYLMGVGKPEDLVEGVRRGIDMFDCVMPTRNARNGHLFVTGGVIKIRNAKHKTDTTALDPECDCYTCQNYSKSYLHHLDRCNEILGARLNTIHNLRYYQRVMEGIRQAIDEDRFDSFVEEFYALRNREVPPLQKDNA; the protein is encoded by the coding sequence GTGAAATTACAGTTCGAATTGAACAAAAAAGACGGTACCGCCCGTCGTGGTAAAATAACGTTTGAACGCGGCAGCGTACAAACTCCTGCATTTATGCCTGTCGGTACCTACGGGACTGTCAAAGGTATGACTCCGGAAGAAGTAAAAGGAACTGGCGCTGAAATTCTATTAGGGAATACGTTTCACCTATGGTTGCGTCCAGGCCAAGAAGTGATGAAACTGCATGGCGATCTGCATGACTTTATGAACTGGCAAGGTCCGATTCTGACTGACTCAGGCGGTTTCCAAGTCTTTAGTTTGGGCGATATTCGTAAGATCACTGAACAAGGGGTGCATTTTCGCAACCCAGTGAATGGTGATAAGATTTTCATGGATGCAGAAAAATCGATGGAAATTCAAAAAGATCTAGGGTCTGATATCGTCATGATCTTTGATGAATGTACTCCATATCCAGCGACGCATGCGCAAGCAAAAGCGTCAATGCAAATGTCACTACGTTGGGCTCAGCGTTCACGTGATCACTTTGATGCGTTAGAAAACCCTAACTCATTATTTGGTATCGTGCAGGGTGGCGTGCATGAAGATCTGCGTGATGAGTCGGTTAAAGGTCTGACTGATATTGGATTTGATGGATACGCTGTTGGCGGTTTAGCCGTGGGTGAGCCGAAAGAAGAAATGCACCGTATGCTAGAGCATACGTGCCCGCAACTTCCTGAAGATAAACCACGTTACCTTATGGGTGTGGGTAAACCAGAAGACTTAGTCGAAGGCGTACGTCGCGGCATCGATATGTTCGATTGTGTTATGCCAACCCGAAATGCGCGTAATGGACACCTATTTGTGACAGGTGGTGTGATCAAGATCCGTAATGCGAAACATAAAACGGATACAACCGCCCTGGATCCAGAGTGTGACTGTTACACTTGTCAGAACTATTCTAAATCGTATTTGCATCATCTAGATCGTTGTAACGAAATTCTTGGTGCACGTTTAAATACTATCCATAACCTACGTTATTACCAACGTGTTATGGAAGGTATTCGTCAAGCAATTGATGAAGATCGTTTTGATAGTTTTGTTGAGGAGTTTTACGCACTGCGCAACCGTGAAGTGCCACCTCTACAAAAAGATAACGCTTAA
- the queA gene encoding tRNA preQ1(34) S-adenosylmethionine ribosyltransferase-isomerase QueA has product MHVSDFHFDLPDELIARYPKEERTASRLLQLDGNTGDVVDGTFKDVLDIVQPGDLLVFNNTRVIPARMFGRKASGGKLEVLVERMLDDKSILAHVRCSKPPKPGTQLFLGENDEYQAEMLARHDALFELRFQSELTVLEILNAIGHMPLPPYIDRPDEDADKERYQTVYNKKPGAVAAPTAGLHFDTPLMEQIKEKGVEFAYVTLHVGAGTFQPVRVDDIENHHMHSEYVEVPEETVQAIQAVKARGGRVIAVGTTSVRSLESAAQDALKNGTELVPFFGDTEIFIYPGYEYQLVDCLITNFHLPESTLIMLVSAFTGYDNIMSAYRHAVEQEYRFFSYGDAMFLHKRDI; this is encoded by the coding sequence ATGCACGTTTCAGATTTTCATTTTGACCTACCGGATGAGCTGATTGCTCGTTATCCGAAAGAAGAGCGTACCGCGAGTCGTTTATTGCAGTTAGATGGCAATACTGGCGATGTTGTGGATGGGACGTTCAAAGATGTTTTAGACATCGTACAACCGGGTGATTTGCTCGTATTTAATAATACTCGAGTCATTCCTGCTCGTATGTTTGGGCGAAAGGCCTCTGGCGGTAAGCTGGAAGTGCTCGTCGAGCGTATGTTAGATGATAAGTCTATTTTAGCGCATGTTCGTTGTTCAAAACCGCCAAAGCCGGGCACACAGTTGTTCCTAGGTGAGAACGATGAGTATCAAGCTGAAATGTTGGCTCGTCATGATGCGTTATTTGAACTGCGTTTTCAGTCTGAACTGACTGTCCTCGAGATTCTTAACGCCATCGGACATATGCCACTGCCGCCTTATATCGATCGTCCAGATGAAGACGCCGATAAAGAGCGCTACCAGACGGTCTATAATAAAAAACCGGGCGCGGTCGCTGCGCCGACAGCCGGACTGCACTTTGATACCCCTTTAATGGAACAAATCAAAGAAAAAGGTGTCGAATTCGCTTACGTTACTCTGCACGTTGGTGCTGGGACTTTCCAGCCTGTTCGTGTTGATGACATCGAAAACCACCATATGCACTCCGAATACGTTGAAGTTCCGGAAGAAACTGTTCAAGCCATTCAAGCTGTGAAAGCACGTGGCGGTCGAGTGATTGCTGTAGGCACTACGTCTGTACGTTCTCTAGAGAGTGCGGCGCAAGATGCATTGAAAAACGGAACCGAACTGGTGCCATTTTTTGGTGATACAGAGATATTTATCTACCCTGGGTATGAATATCAATTGGTTGATTGTCTTATCACCAATTTTCACTTGCCGGAGTCGACCTTAATTATGTTAGTCAGTGCCTTTACGGGTTATGACAACATTATGTCGGCCTATCGACATGCAGTAGAGCAAGAATATCGCTTCTTTAGTTACGGTGACGCGATGTTCTTACATAAACGAGATATATAA